Proteins co-encoded in one Candidatus Methylomirabilota bacterium genomic window:
- a CDS encoding DNA translocase FtsK codes for MATLARRRKEPRRWLREAEGIGLVAVAIFVLMALATFEPALAPAPQHGPVGPVGTRLGWFLFAAFGYAGFLLPLLLAVIGLSVFVRPLTARGWPPVIGLVLLMLSATGLLAEASNALSAADRVQQGGLVGWVVAEGLRATLGAVGAWLVLLAGVPVGVLFVTQVSYGAISRMARARIAGWRRRRAARPMRPVAAGAFGDEDAPAAVVVDASGETPPLPVVVEPKRRGLGAGLAWQETFDFGRGGAEAFQLPPIGLLRAPEGADHRMTHEELQDNAETLRRKLQDFEVEGRIVQVSPGPVITSYEFEPAPGIKISRVVNLADDLALALKSASVRIVGPIPGRGTVAIEVPNPEPAMVYLREIFASPDFAEGKRRLPLALGKDVTGGGVVSDLAAMPHLLVAGATGTGKSVGLNAMICSILYKMTPAEVRFLMIDPKRLELTVYEGIPHLLAPVVTDAKEAATRLRWIVGKMDERYKLLQARQVRSIEGYNKVVGPEEQLPYWIVVIDELADLMMASAGDVQMALVRLAQIARAVGIHLIIATQRPSVDVVTGLIKANFPTRIAFQMASKVDSRTVLDANGAEQLLGRGDMIFVPPGANKHMRVHGAWVADEEVKAICEFLRTQGTAVYEEVVLPTEQEVAEGAVAERDDLYWDAVHLVIGQRQASISFLQRRMRLGYPKAARFIDMMEQDRIIGPGDGAKPREVLVGPEYLAKRGK; via the coding sequence ATGGCGACGCTCGCGCGCAGGCGAAAGGAACCCCGCCGGTGGCTCCGCGAGGCGGAGGGGATCGGGCTGGTGGCGGTGGCGATCTTCGTGCTGATGGCGCTGGCCACGTTCGAGCCTGCGCTGGCGCCGGCTCCGCAGCACGGCCCCGTTGGTCCGGTGGGCACCCGGCTCGGCTGGTTCCTCTTCGCCGCCTTCGGCTACGCCGGCTTTCTGCTGCCGCTGCTGCTCGCCGTCATCGGGCTCAGTGTCTTCGTGCGTCCGCTGACCGCCCGCGGATGGCCGCCGGTGATCGGGCTCGTGCTGTTGATGCTGAGCGCGACCGGTCTCCTGGCCGAGGCCTCGAACGCGCTGTCGGCGGCGGACCGCGTCCAGCAGGGCGGCCTTGTCGGCTGGGTGGTGGCGGAGGGGCTGCGGGCGACGCTGGGCGCGGTGGGCGCGTGGCTCGTGCTCCTGGCCGGGGTGCCAGTCGGCGTCCTCTTCGTCACGCAGGTCTCATACGGCGCGATCTCGCGCATGGCCAGAGCCCGTATCGCCGGCTGGCGACGGCGCCGCGCCGCCCGGCCGATGAGGCCCGTCGCCGCCGGTGCGTTCGGCGACGAGGACGCGCCCGCCGCCGTGGTGGTCGATGCGTCCGGGGAGACGCCCCCGCTGCCCGTCGTCGTCGAGCCCAAGCGGCGGGGGCTGGGCGCGGGGCTCGCCTGGCAGGAGACCTTCGACTTCGGCCGGGGCGGCGCCGAGGCCTTCCAGCTCCCGCCCATCGGTTTGCTCCGCGCTCCCGAGGGCGCCGATCACCGGATGACGCACGAGGAGCTCCAGGACAACGCCGAGACGCTGCGCCGCAAGCTCCAGGACTTCGAGGTCGAGGGCCGCATCGTCCAGGTGAGCCCGGGCCCGGTCATCACGTCGTACGAGTTCGAGCCCGCCCCCGGCATCAAGATCAGCCGCGTCGTGAACCTGGCCGACGACCTGGCCCTGGCGCTCAAGTCGGCATCGGTGCGGATCGTGGGACCGATTCCGGGGCGCGGCACCGTGGCCATCGAGGTGCCGAACCCCGAGCCCGCCATGGTCTATCTGCGCGAGATCTTCGCCTCGCCGGACTTCGCCGAGGGGAAGAGGCGGCTGCCGCTGGCGCTCGGCAAGGACGTGACCGGCGGCGGGGTCGTCTCGGACCTCGCCGCGATGCCGCACCTGCTGGTGGCCGGCGCCACCGGCACCGGCAAGTCCGTCGGCCTCAACGCGATGATCTGCTCGATCCTCTACAAGATGACGCCGGCCGAGGTGCGGTTCCTCATGATCGATCCCAAGCGCCTCGAGCTGACCGTGTACGAGGGGATCCCGCACCTGCTGGCGCCCGTCGTGACGGACGCCAAGGAGGCGGCCACGCGCCTGCGCTGGATCGTGGGCAAGATGGACGAGCGCTACAAGCTGCTGCAGGCCCGGCAGGTCCGCAGCATCGAGGGCTACAACAAGGTCGTGGGGCCGGAGGAGCAGCTGCCGTACTGGATCGTGGTCATCGACGAGCTCGCCGACCTGATGATGGCATCGGCCGGCGACGTGCAGATGGCTCTGGTACGGCTGGCCCAGATCGCGCGAGCGGTGGGCATCCACCTCATCATCGCCACCCAGCGCCCCTCCGTCGACGTGGTGACGGGGCTGATCAAGGCGAACTTCCCCACGCGCATCGCCTTCCAGATGGCCTCCAAGGTGGACTCGCGCACGGTGCTCGACGCCAACGGCGCCGAGCAGCTCCTGGGGCGGGGCGACATGATCTTCGTCCCGCCGGGCGCCAACAAGCACATGCGCGTGCACGGCGCCTGGGTGGCGGACGAGGAGGTCAAGGCCATCTGCGAGTTCCTCCGCACGCAGGGCACGGCGGTCTACGAGGAGGTCGTGCTGCCGACGGAGCAGGAGGTGGCCGAGGGCGCCGTCGCCGAGCGCGACGACCTCTACTGGGACGCCGTGCACCTCGTCATCGGCCAGCGCCAGGCCTCGATCTCGTTCCTCCAGCGCCGGATGCGCCTGGGGTATCCCAAGGCCGCGCGCTTCATCGACATGATGGAGCAGGACCGCATCATCGGCCCCGGCGACGGCGCCAAGCCCCGCGAGGTGCTGGTGGGCCCGGAGTATCTCGCCAAGCGCGGGAAATAG